One window of the Osmerus mordax isolate fOsmMor3 chromosome 2, fOsmMor3.pri, whole genome shotgun sequence genome contains the following:
- the rab20 gene encoding ras-related protein Rab-20, whose protein sequence is MPELSKMKKPDVKVVILGDMNVGKTSLLHRYTERRFKDTISTVGGAFFLKQWGPYNISIWDTAGREQFHGLGSMYCRGAAAVILTYDVTNWQSLAELEERFLSLTDTANHDCLYAIVGNKADLTDPRAQFVQATDGRREGQDQGGEAGEMDPRVPSACPTPPASPPSSPASLSGVAGHEQVSRDDALALYGRVLRYKGLDEKTSLPAEKMCFETSAKTGYNVDLLFETLFDLVLPSILRKRNEAQVSPTVDLEDSGGSNSKRARTSCC, encoded by the exons ATGCCCGAGCTATCTAAGATGAAGAAGCCCGACGTTAAGGTTGTCATCCTGGGGGACATGAACGTCGGGAAAACGTCTCTTCTTCACAGGTACACGGAGAGGCGGTTTAAAGACACAATCAGCACGGTTGGAGGAGCTTTCTTTCTCAAACAGTGGGGACCCTACAACATCTCCATTTGGGACACTGCAG GTCGAGAGCAGTTCCACGGCCTGGGCTCGATGTACTGTCGCGGTGCAGCAGCCGTCATATTGACATACGATGTTACCAACTGGCAGAGCCTGGCCGAATTAGAGGAGCGCTTCCTCTCGCTCACAGACACCGCCAACCACGACTGCCTCTATGCCATTGTAGGAAACAAAGCCGACCTCACCGACCCCAGGGCCCAGTTTGTACAGGCCACAGATGGCAGGAGGGAGGGTCAGGAccaggggggggaggctggggagatggACCCCAGGGTTCCCTCTGCATGTcccacccctccagcctcccctccctcctcccctgcctccctctcaggTGTGGCGGGCCACGAGCAGGTGAGCCGGGATGACGCCCTGGCTTTGTATGGAAGGGTTCTGCGCTATAAAGGCCTGGATGAAAAGACCAGCCTGCCTGCGGAAAAGATGTGTTTTGAAACCAGTGCCAAGACTGGTTACAATGTAGACTTGCTGTTTGAGACACTGTTTGACCTGGTGCTGCCCTCCATTCTGAGGAAGAGAAACGAGGCTCAGGTATCGCCCACCGTCGACCTGGAGGACTCAGGTGGTTCCAACAGCAAGAGAGCAAGGACGTCCTGCTGCTAG